One window from the genome of Oceanisphaera sp. IT1-181 encodes:
- a CDS encoding TonB-dependent siderophore receptor: protein MPTFIKSSARPPKKMLTSAVGLAVASLAVTAPLHVQAQAQTQAQGVTQLDTITVQEAREQGYKANQSVSSKYVKPLLDTPQTVTVVPQEIMKEQQALSLRQVLSNVSGITFDAGEGGGGSGDKINIRGFSANSNMQIDGLRDSSQNNRTDTFNIEQVEVLKGPNSVFGGAGTTGGAINQVSKAPKLRDFAEVGASLGTDQYRRLTLDANKTLDDVGVDSAFRINLMAHENNVPGRNDIDRERFGIAPSLTIGLSEATRATLSYFHQTDDNLPDYGVPARDGKVLPGVDRESYFGWRNLDEEKIQSDAVTLKLEHELSDITRLENQTRYSRVYRDTTISASQVNTDGLDSGRYKPAGPQAYRRDAQTELLINQLGLSTEFDTAGFEHDMLLGGEISRETYDLTASNYNLGKGSSAYPSNGFDLYNPPGYWNGPTTVTPRGGTDATLNTKALYVFDTIGLAPKWDLSLGLRHDWISGEAADKTKAGVTKTSDKMFSGRAGVVYKPADNGRVYLAYGTSFNPAAEALATSGSISGESLKPEQSDTWELGTKWELLDGRLGMDGALFRVDKTNARETNELTGELELAGEQRVQGVELGLTGEITEQWKLFANYTFLDSETLASVAKPQEGGRDPVGQPLGNTPRNSANLWTTYEVLPGIEVGYGATYVGSRQVASDVAAKLDSYWVHNAMASYQVNDALSMQLNANNLFDEEYAAGVRGRPGLDDRSSAIELGEGRSAVVSANYRF from the coding sequence GTGCCAACCTTTATCAAGTCGTCTGCTCGCCCACCTAAAAAAATGCTGACCTCAGCGGTCGGTTTGGCCGTTGCTTCGTTAGCCGTGACGGCACCATTACACGTTCAAGCTCAAGCCCAGACCCAAGCGCAGGGTGTAACTCAGTTAGATACCATTACCGTGCAAGAAGCACGGGAGCAAGGTTATAAAGCGAACCAGTCGGTTTCTAGCAAGTATGTAAAACCGCTGCTGGATACGCCGCAAACCGTGACCGTAGTACCCCAAGAAATAATGAAAGAGCAGCAGGCGTTAAGCTTGCGCCAAGTATTATCTAACGTGTCAGGCATTACCTTTGACGCGGGCGAGGGCGGCGGCGGATCCGGCGATAAAATTAATATTCGCGGTTTTAGCGCCAACTCCAATATGCAAATTGATGGTCTGCGTGACAGCAGCCAAAATAACCGCACCGACACCTTTAACATCGAACAGGTGGAAGTGCTAAAAGGCCCTAACTCAGTATTTGGTGGTGCCGGTACTACCGGTGGCGCTATCAACCAAGTGAGCAAGGCACCTAAGCTGCGTGACTTTGCCGAAGTGGGTGCCAGCCTAGGCACTGATCAATATCGCCGTTTAACGCTGGATGCCAACAAAACCCTCGACGATGTAGGCGTGGACAGTGCGTTTCGTATTAACCTCATGGCACACGAAAATAACGTGCCGGGCCGTAACGACATTGACCGCGAGCGTTTTGGTATTGCGCCCTCGCTGACGATTGGTTTGAGTGAAGCAACGCGCGCCACCTTAAGCTACTTCCACCAAACTGACGACAATCTGCCTGATTACGGCGTGCCGGCTAGGGATGGCAAAGTCTTACCGGGTGTGGATCGGGAGTCTTACTTTGGCTGGCGCAATCTGGATGAAGAAAAAATTCAATCCGATGCTGTTACGTTAAAGCTTGAGCATGAACTCAGCGACATCACCCGCCTTGAAAACCAGACCCGTTATAGCCGTGTATACAGAGACACCACTATTTCTGCGTCTCAGGTCAATACCGATGGTTTGGACTCGGGCCGCTACAAGCCAGCGGGGCCGCAAGCTTATCGTCGCGATGCCCAAACCGAGCTGTTAATAAACCAATTGGGTTTAAGTACTGAGTTTGATACCGCAGGCTTTGAGCATGACATGCTGCTGGGCGGCGAGATTTCTCGCGAAACCTACGACTTAACTGCTTCCAACTATAACTTGGGTAAAGGCTCTAGTGCTTACCCAAGCAACGGCTTCGACCTTTATAATCCGCCCGGATACTGGAACGGCCCAACTACAGTGACTCCTCGCGGCGGTACCGACGCCACGCTAAACACTAAAGCCTTATATGTGTTTGATACCATAGGTTTGGCGCCTAAGTGGGACTTAAGCTTAGGGCTGCGCCACGACTGGATATCCGGTGAAGCAGCAGATAAAACTAAAGCTGGCGTCACTAAAACCAGTGACAAAATGTTCAGTGGTCGGGCCGGTGTTGTCTATAAGCCTGCGGATAATGGCCGCGTTTACTTAGCTTACGGTACTTCCTTTAACCCAGCGGCAGAGGCATTAGCGACCTCGGGTTCGATCTCCGGTGAGAGTTTAAAGCCAGAGCAAAGTGATACTTGGGAATTAGGCACTAAGTGGGAACTGTTGGATGGTCGCTTAGGCATGGATGGTGCGTTATTTCGGGTCGATAAAACCAATGCGCGTGAAACCAATGAGCTGACCGGTGAACTGGAACTTGCCGGTGAACAGCGGGTACAAGGCGTGGAGCTGGGCTTAACCGGTGAAATTACTGAACAGTGGAAATTGTTTGCTAATTACACCTTCCTAGATAGCGAGACCTTAGCTTCGGTGGCTAAACCACAAGAAGGCGGTCGTGATCCTGTGGGTCAGCCCTTAGGTAACACGCCGCGTAACAGTGCTAATCTGTGGACGACCTATGAAGTGCTGCCCGGCATTGAAGTCGGCTACGGTGCTACTTATGTAGGCTCGCGCCAAGTAGCATCTGATGTGGCAGCTAAGCTCGACAGCTACTGGGTGCACAATGCCATGGCCTCTTATCAAGTTAATGATGCTCTTAGCATGCAGCTAAACGCGAATAACCTGTTCGACGAAGAATACGCAGCAGGCGTGCGTGGCCGCCCGGGTTTGGACGATCGTAGCTCGGCTATTGAGCTAGGCGAAGGCCGCTCAGCAGTAGTGTCAGCTAACTATCGTTTCTAA
- the acnB gene encoding bifunctional aconitate hydratase 2/2-methylisocitrate dehydratase translates to MLEAYRKHVAERAVEGVVAQPLNAEQVAALVELLKNPPAGEESFLYELLSTRIPPGVDEAAYVKAGFLAAVAKGEVSSPVVSAAQATELLGTMQGGYNIAPLVELLEVEALAPIAATALSHTLLMFDAFHDVDEKAKAGNAFAKQVMQSWADAEWFLERAPLAEKITMRVFKVPGETNTDDLSPAQDAWSRPDIPLHALAMLKNSREDIVPDEDGVIGPIKELEALKAQGFPLAYVGDVVGTGSSRKSATNSVLWHMGDDIPFVPNKRAGGICIGNKIAPIFFNTMEDAGALPIECDVDKLNTGDVIDIYPYEGKICAHNSDQVLSTFTLKTEVLLDEVRAGGRIPLIIGRGLTDKARTALGLDTSTVFKRPAAVVESSKGFTLAQKMVGKACGVKGVRPNQYCEPKMTTVGSQDTTGPMTRDELKDLACLGFSADLTMQSFCHTSAYPKPIDVNTHHTLPDFIMNRGGVSLRPGDGVIHSWLNRMLLPDTVGTGGDSHTRFPIGISFPAGSGLVAFAAATGVMPLDMPESILVRFKGEMQPGITLRDLVHSIPYFGIKNGLLTVAKAGKVNEFSGRIVEIEGLPELKVEQAFELADATAERSAAGCTIKLGQEPIAEYLSSNIVMLKWMIAEGYGDRRTIERRIQGMEAWLANPELLEADADAEYVHVLEIDMSDIKEPILCAPNDPDDARLLSEVTGEVIDEVFIGSCMTNIGHFRAAGKLLDKYTGQLPTRLWVAPPTKMDKDQLTSEGYYGIFGRVGARIETPGCSLCMGNQARVADNSTVVSTSTRNFPNRLGKGANVYLASAELAAVAAIHGKLPTVAEYLAYAEQLNATAADTYRYLNFDQLDSYVEKADTVIFQQVI, encoded by the coding sequence GTGCTTGAAGCCTATCGTAAACACGTCGCAGAACGTGCCGTTGAGGGTGTGGTTGCCCAACCCCTTAACGCTGAGCAAGTTGCCGCTTTGGTTGAATTACTTAAAAATCCTCCCGCGGGCGAAGAATCTTTTCTTTATGAATTACTTTCTACCCGCATCCCACCCGGTGTGGATGAAGCCGCTTATGTTAAAGCTGGTTTCTTAGCAGCGGTCGCTAAAGGTGAAGTGAGCTCACCGGTTGTTTCTGCGGCCCAAGCCACCGAATTACTCGGCACCATGCAGGGCGGTTACAATATCGCGCCTTTGGTTGAGCTGTTAGAAGTTGAGGCCCTAGCGCCCATTGCTGCCACAGCACTGAGCCACACCTTATTGATGTTTGATGCTTTTCACGACGTGGACGAAAAAGCCAAGGCCGGTAATGCCTTCGCCAAGCAAGTGATGCAGTCTTGGGCCGATGCCGAGTGGTTTTTAGAGCGCGCGCCTTTGGCTGAAAAAATCACCATGCGGGTCTTTAAAGTACCCGGCGAAACCAACACCGATGACTTGTCGCCAGCACAAGATGCGTGGTCACGCCCGGATATTCCGCTGCACGCGCTTGCGATGTTGAAAAACTCCCGTGAAGACATAGTGCCAGATGAAGACGGCGTAATCGGCCCGATCAAAGAGCTAGAAGCCTTAAAGGCTCAAGGTTTCCCATTAGCTTACGTGGGTGACGTGGTAGGCACCGGTTCTAGCCGTAAATCTGCAACTAACTCAGTGCTCTGGCACATGGGTGACGATATTCCGTTTGTGCCTAATAAGCGCGCCGGCGGTATTTGTATCGGTAATAAAATTGCGCCAATTTTCTTCAACACCATGGAAGATGCCGGCGCGCTGCCCATCGAATGTGATGTGGATAAACTGAATACCGGTGATGTGATCGACATTTATCCGTATGAGGGCAAAATCTGCGCTCATAACAGCGATCAAGTGTTAAGCACCTTTACCTTGAAAACCGAAGTGCTGCTTGATGAAGTCCGCGCCGGTGGCCGTATTCCTTTGATTATCGGTCGTGGTTTAACTGACAAAGCGCGCACCGCGTTAGGCTTAGACACCTCAACTGTGTTTAAGCGCCCAGCGGCGGTAGTAGAGTCGAGCAAAGGCTTTACCTTGGCTCAGAAAATGGTCGGCAAGGCCTGTGGCGTGAAAGGCGTGCGCCCTAACCAGTATTGCGAGCCAAAAATGACCACGGTCGGCTCACAAGATACCACCGGCCCTATGACCCGTGACGAGCTAAAAGACTTGGCTTGCCTTGGCTTTTCTGCTGATTTAACCATGCAGTCGTTCTGTCATACCTCGGCCTATCCAAAGCCGATTGACGTGAACACTCACCACACCTTGCCAGACTTCATTATGAACCGTGGCGGTGTGTCACTGCGCCCGGGTGATGGTGTAATTCACTCTTGGTTAAACCGCATGTTGCTGCCGGATACCGTAGGTACCGGTGGTGACTCGCACACCCGTTTCCCGATTGGTATTTCCTTCCCTGCGGGCTCAGGCTTAGTGGCCTTTGCGGCAGCGACCGGCGTGATGCCGTTGGATATGCCAGAGTCGATTTTGGTGCGCTTTAAGGGTGAAATGCAGCCGGGTATCACGCTGCGTGACTTGGTGCACTCCATCCCTTACTTTGGCATTAAAAATGGTCTGCTGACCGTGGCTAAAGCCGGTAAAGTCAACGAGTTCTCCGGTCGGATCGTCGAAATTGAAGGTCTGCCAGAGCTGAAAGTTGAGCAAGCCTTTGAACTGGCCGATGCGACGGCCGAGCGCTCTGCTGCTGGTTGTACCATTAAGCTTGGCCAAGAGCCGATTGCCGAGTACTTAAGCTCGAATATCGTAATGCTCAAGTGGATGATTGCCGAAGGTTACGGCGATCGTCGTACCATAGAGCGTCGTATTCAGGGCATGGAAGCATGGTTGGCTAATCCTGAGTTGCTGGAAGCGGACGCAGATGCAGAATACGTGCATGTGCTAGAAATCGACATGAGCGACATTAAAGAGCCGATTCTGTGTGCACCTAACGATCCCGATGATGCACGTTTATTGTCTGAAGTAACCGGTGAAGTCATCGATGAAGTCTTTATTGGCTCTTGCATGACCAATATCGGCCACTTCCGCGCCGCCGGTAAGTTGTTGGATAAATACACCGGCCAGCTGCCAACTCGCTTGTGGGTGGCACCACCGACCAAGATGGACAAAGATCAGCTGACCAGCGAAGGCTACTACGGCATCTTTGGCCGTGTGGGCGCGCGGATTGAAACTCCGGGTTGTTCACTGTGTATGGGTAACCAGGCACGGGTAGCTGATAACAGCACGGTAGTGTCTACCTCGACGCGTAACTTCCCGAACCGCTTAGGTAAAGGCGCCAACGTGTACTTGGCCTCGGCCGAGCTGGCCGCAGTCGCCGCCATTCATGGCAAGCTACCGACCGTTGCTGAGTATTTGGCGTATGCAGAGCAGTTAAACGCCACCGCCGCCGATACCTATCGTTACTTGAACTTTGATCAGTTAGACAGCTATGTGGAAAAAGCCGATACGGTGATCTTCCAGCAAGTTATCTAA
- the arfB gene encoding alternative ribosome rescue aminoacyl-tRNA hydrolase ArfB — translation MLLLSARVQIPEQEIEFITMRSSGPGGQHVNKTDSAVQLRFDYVNSPSLPDSYKEALAKMKDNRVLESGWIMIRVESHRSQLMNKETAREALVSLLQLAGKPVKVRRPTQPSKNAKRKRTDSKTQRGKIKSGRGKIKI, via the coding sequence ATGTTATTGTTATCTGCCCGCGTGCAGATCCCTGAGCAAGAAATAGAGTTTATCACCATGCGCTCCAGTGGCCCTGGCGGCCAGCATGTGAATAAAACCGACTCGGCGGTGCAGCTACGCTTTGATTACGTCAACAGCCCAAGCCTCCCCGATAGTTATAAAGAGGCGTTGGCGAAGATGAAGGATAATCGGGTCTTGGAGTCCGGTTGGATAATGATCCGAGTCGAGAGTCATCGCAGTCAGCTGATGAATAAAGAAACCGCTAGAGAAGCTCTGGTCAGCTTATTACAGCTCGCCGGCAAGCCCGTAAAGGTGCGCCGCCCCACTCAGCCCAGCAAAAACGCCAAGCGCAAGCGCACCGACAGCAAAACCCAACGCGGTAAAATTAAGAGTGGTAGAGGGAAAATTAAAATTTAA
- a CDS encoding Fe2+-dependent dioxygenase, giving the protein MMLHIPQVLSAEQVAECRALLLSADWQDGKSTAGFQSAMAKDNLQLSEESETARYIGDMITQALAQHPLFVAAALPAKVFPPLFNCYQGGQSFGVHVDNSIRFNSATNEPIRTDLSATLFFCEPDEYEGGELVVEDNYGAHSVKLPAGDLILYPSTSLHQVMPVTQGARISSFFWIQSMVRDDGQRTLLFDLDSSIQQVNQQLGTGSETSIQLTGVYHNLLRRWAL; this is encoded by the coding sequence ATGATGTTACACATTCCACAAGTACTGAGTGCTGAACAAGTGGCCGAGTGTCGTGCACTGTTATTATCCGCCGATTGGCAAGACGGTAAAAGTACCGCTGGCTTTCAATCAGCCATGGCCAAAGATAACTTACAACTGTCTGAAGAGAGCGAAACTGCGCGCTATATTGGCGATATGATCACCCAAGCACTGGCCCAGCATCCGCTGTTTGTGGCGGCAGCCTTGCCGGCGAAAGTGTTTCCGCCGTTGTTTAACTGCTATCAAGGTGGCCAGTCCTTTGGCGTGCACGTGGATAACTCGATTCGGTTTAATAGCGCTACCAATGAGCCGATCCGCACCGATTTATCGGCGACGCTATTTTTCTGTGAGCCGGATGAATATGAAGGCGGTGAGCTTGTGGTTGAAGATAACTATGGTGCGCACAGCGTTAAACTGCCGGCGGGGGATTTGATCTTGTATCCGTCAACCAGCTTGCACCAAGTGATGCCCGTCACTCAAGGTGCGCGCATTAGCTCGTTTTTCTGGATTCAAAGCATGGTGCGTGACGATGGCCAGCGCACCTTGCTCTTTGATTTAGATTCCAGTATTCAGCAGGTGAATCAGCAACTAGGCACCGGCAGTGAGACCAGCATTCAGCTCACGGGTGTGTATCACAACTTGCTGCGCCGTTGGGCGCTGTAA
- a CDS encoding IS110 family transposase, giving the protein MNVFVGIDIAAKTFDLVMRSNGRSSKVEQFKQTPQGHAKAVKRLLAKTASLIVMEATGIYYFDLAVALVKAGLPVAVINPKSFHHFATLKLTGSKTDGIDSALLAEYGERMEPRLWTPPSESHLGLRDIGRQINRLTGTRTQAKNRLHALQAKQATMPMIIEDEEDGIDMLSRRIDRLTQAALALIAESEILSLHLKNMSAAKGVGRATALIVLAELCVLPKDLKAPQVSRFAGLDVRLTQSGTSVNRPARLSKAGNAYLRSALYMPAMCAAQHDVRAKAFSEALVSRGKKKIQAQCAIMRKYLTGLWACMKTETPFDSTLLFSEQHIKS; this is encoded by the coding sequence ATGAACGTCTTTGTGGGGATTGATATTGCAGCTAAAACATTTGACCTCGTGATGAGAAGTAATGGTCGGTCATCTAAAGTTGAGCAGTTCAAACAAACACCCCAAGGGCACGCCAAAGCAGTCAAACGACTCCTGGCTAAAACGGCTTCTCTTATCGTGATGGAAGCGACGGGAATTTACTATTTTGACTTGGCCGTCGCCTTGGTAAAAGCAGGATTACCCGTCGCCGTTATTAACCCCAAAAGCTTCCATCACTTTGCTACGCTTAAGCTGACGGGAAGCAAGACCGATGGTATCGACTCGGCCCTGTTGGCTGAGTACGGTGAGCGTATGGAGCCTCGACTCTGGACACCACCAAGCGAGAGCCACCTTGGCCTGCGGGACATCGGTAGGCAGATTAACCGCCTCACTGGTACACGCACCCAAGCGAAGAACCGGTTGCATGCGTTGCAAGCCAAACAGGCAACGATGCCGATGATAATCGAGGATGAGGAGGACGGGATTGATATGCTAAGCCGGCGTATTGACCGTCTGACGCAGGCCGCCCTCGCGTTAATTGCAGAGTCAGAAATACTTTCTCTGCATTTAAAGAATATGTCTGCTGCGAAGGGCGTAGGAAGGGCAACAGCACTCATTGTGTTGGCTGAATTATGCGTCCTACCTAAGGATTTAAAAGCGCCACAAGTTAGTCGATTTGCAGGGCTTGATGTGCGTCTCACGCAGTCAGGAACAAGTGTTAACCGACCTGCACGGCTCAGTAAAGCAGGTAATGCGTACCTTCGCTCGGCATTATATATGCCAGCGATGTGTGCAGCTCAGCACGACGTCAGGGCCAAAGCATTTTCAGAGGCGTTGGTCTCACGTGGCAAGAAAAAGATACAGGCTCAGTGCGCGATAATGAGAAAATATCTCACTGGCTTGTGGGCCTGTATGAAGACAGAAACGCCGTTTGATTCGACGTTATTGTTCAGTGAACAGCATATAAAATCTTGA
- a CDS encoding P-II family nitrogen regulator, whose amino-acid sequence MKMICAIIKPFKLDDVRTALATAGVHGMTVTEVKGFGRQKGHTELYRGAEYSVDFVPKIKLEIAAASEQVEEIIEAIIAAAYTGKIGDGKIFVYALQQAVRLRTGERDLEAI is encoded by the coding sequence ATGAAAATGATTTGCGCCATTATCAAACCCTTCAAACTCGACGATGTACGCACGGCTCTAGCCACGGCCGGCGTCCACGGGATGACGGTGACAGAAGTTAAAGGCTTTGGCCGCCAGAAAGGACACACAGAGCTATATCGAGGTGCCGAATACAGTGTCGACTTTGTACCTAAGATCAAACTCGAAATTGCCGCAGCCAGCGAGCAGGTGGAAGAAATTATCGAAGCCATTATAGCGGCGGCGTACACCGGGAAAATCGGCGACGGAAAAATTTTTGTTTATGCACTGCAACAAGCTGTGCGTCTTCGTACTGGGGAGCGCGATCTGGAAGCCATTTAA
- a CDS encoding nucleobase:cation symporter-2 family protein yields MSQPAQTQAQISQSELVYKLHDKPPFFQALFAAIQHLLALFVAVITPPLIICQTLGIPAQDTAHIISMSLFITGVASFIQMKRFGPIGTGLLSIQGTSFNFLGPIIASGLAMKDGGVTTEAMLAAIFGTALLAAPTEIILSRFLHLARRIISPLVSGIIVTLIGLTLIQIGLTSIGGGFGAMADGTFGSLENLALAGTVLAIIVIMNCIPNPYVRLSSILVAMVAGTVLAMFMGKVPPAAVTDIPAIAFPIPMKYGLGFDASLFIPLVLVFLITALEGIGDTTATSEVSGEPVSGPIYMKRIKGCVMGDGVNSSLASVFNTFPVSTFSQNNGVIQMTGVASRYVGFFVAGILVLMGLFPVISTLVQRIPEPVLGGATLVMFGSIAAAGVRILSRERLDRRALFIMAISFGVGLGVSQVPDILQFMPSLVKNVFSSGMAAGGIVAIFLNLIMPLSPEAKAIEDQEKADDLAHRLQEKADKSQKKVNAN; encoded by the coding sequence ATGAGCCAACCAGCACAAACCCAAGCCCAGATCAGCCAAAGTGAACTGGTCTACAAGTTACACGACAAGCCGCCCTTTTTTCAGGCGCTGTTCGCTGCTATCCAGCACCTGTTGGCCTTGTTCGTGGCCGTTATCACCCCACCGTTAATTATTTGTCAAACGCTGGGTATTCCCGCTCAAGACACGGCCCACATCATTAGCATGTCGCTGTTTATTACCGGTGTGGCGTCTTTTATTCAGATGAAGCGTTTTGGGCCAATAGGCACGGGTTTACTGTCTATTCAAGGCACCAGCTTTAACTTCTTAGGTCCTATTATTGCCAGTGGTTTGGCGATGAAAGACGGCGGCGTGACTACAGAAGCTATGTTGGCGGCCATTTTTGGTACCGCACTGCTGGCGGCACCCACCGAAATTATTTTGTCCCGCTTCCTACATTTGGCACGACGCATTATTTCGCCACTGGTCAGCGGCATTATCGTCACGCTGATTGGTCTGACCTTAATTCAAATTGGCTTAACCTCTATCGGCGGCGGTTTTGGCGCCATGGCAGATGGCACCTTTGGTTCCTTAGAGAACTTGGCCTTAGCCGGCACTGTGCTCGCCATTATCGTGATCATGAACTGCATTCCTAACCCCTATGTACGCCTCTCTTCTATCTTAGTGGCCATGGTGGCAGGCACAGTACTGGCCATGTTTATGGGCAAAGTTCCCCCTGCAGCCGTCACTGATATTCCCGCCATCGCATTCCCAATTCCGATGAAGTATGGTCTGGGCTTTGATGCCTCGCTGTTTATCCCCTTGGTATTGGTGTTTTTAATTACCGCACTAGAAGGTATCGGCGATACCACAGCTACCTCAGAAGTGTCTGGTGAGCCCGTTTCTGGTCCTATTTACATGAAGCGTATTAAAGGTTGTGTGATGGGTGATGGCGTTAACTCCTCACTGGCCTCGGTGTTTAATACCTTTCCGGTATCGACCTTTAGCCAGAACAACGGCGTTATCCAAATGACCGGCGTTGCTAGTCGTTATGTGGGCTTCTTTGTGGCCGGCATCTTGGTACTGATGGGTTTATTCCCAGTGATCAGTACGCTGGTGCAGCGCATTCCTGAGCCGGTATTAGGTGGCGCGACTTTAGTGATGTTTGGCTCTATTGCCGCCGCCGGTGTGCGCATTTTATCGCGCGAGCGTTTAGACAGACGCGCGCTCTTTATTATGGCCATCTCATTTGGTGTGGGTTTAGGTGTCTCTCAGGTGCCAGACATTCTGCAGTTTATGCCAAGTTTAGTGAAAAACGTCTTCTCTTCCGGCATGGCAGCAGGCGGCATTGTCGCCATTTTCCTGAACTTAATTATGCCACTTAGCCCAGAAGCTAAGGCTATCGAAGATCAAGAGAAAGCCGATGACTTAGCTCATCGTCTGCAAGAAAAAGCAGATAAGTCACAAAAGAAAGTTAACGCTAACTAA
- a CDS encoding ammonium transporter, with translation MDTLTEMKFALDTFYFLISGVLVMWMAAGFAMLEAGLVRAKNTTEILTKNVLLFAIACTMYLLVGYHLMYLNNPEGGWLPSLGGLIGQVAEGADHALEADFFFQVVFVATAMSIVSGAVAERMKLWGFLAFSVVMTGFIYPIEGYWVWGGGFLSELGFVDFAGSGIVHLAGASAALAGVLLLGARKGKYGKNGEIHPIPGSNMPLATLGTFILWMGWFGFNGGSQLLLSDVANATAVAGIFVNTNAAAAAGVIGALLVTKLTWGKADLTMILNGALAGLVAITADPVSPSPLWAASIGLLAGIVVVYAIVVLDKLRIDDPVGAISVHGVCGMLGLLLVPVTNPEATLWVQLVGCLVIGGWVFGASLLVWYLLKRTLGIRVTEEDEVSGMDKVDCGIDAYPEFVTLKRS, from the coding sequence ATGGACACCTTAACTGAAATGAAGTTTGCTCTGGATACCTTTTACTTCCTGATATCCGGTGTACTGGTGATGTGGATGGCCGCAGGATTTGCCATGTTAGAGGCGGGCTTAGTGCGTGCCAAGAACACCACCGAAATATTAACCAAAAATGTGCTGCTGTTTGCCATCGCCTGCACCATGTATCTATTAGTTGGTTATCACCTTATGTATCTGAATAATCCTGAAGGCGGCTGGTTGCCAAGCCTAGGCGGTTTAATAGGGCAGGTGGCAGAGGGCGCGGATCATGCGCTGGAGGCCGACTTTTTCTTTCAGGTAGTCTTTGTGGCCACCGCCATGTCTATTGTGTCCGGTGCCGTGGCCGAGCGCATGAAACTATGGGGTTTTCTCGCCTTTAGCGTAGTAATGACCGGCTTTATCTATCCGATTGAAGGTTACTGGGTGTGGGGCGGTGGGTTTTTGTCTGAATTAGGTTTCGTTGATTTTGCCGGCTCAGGCATTGTCCATCTGGCCGGAGCCAGTGCGGCGTTAGCCGGTGTGTTACTGCTCGGCGCCCGTAAAGGCAAGTACGGTAAAAACGGTGAGATCCATCCTATTCCAGGATCCAATATGCCACTGGCAACCTTGGGGACCTTTATTTTGTGGATGGGGTGGTTCGGTTTTAATGGTGGCTCGCAGCTATTGCTGTCAGATGTGGCAAACGCCACCGCCGTGGCGGGGATTTTTGTTAATACCAATGCGGCGGCAGCGGCCGGTGTGATTGGCGCCTTGTTGGTGACCAAGCTGACCTGGGGCAAGGCCGATCTCACCATGATCCTCAATGGCGCTTTAGCTGGCTTGGTGGCGATAACCGCGGATCCCGTATCGCCTAGCCCGCTATGGGCTGCAAGTATCGGTTTGCTGGCGGGCATAGTCGTGGTGTATGCCATTGTGGTGCTGGACAAGCTGCGTATCGATGATCCCGTAGGAGCCATTTCGGTACACGGTGTCTGCGGTATGTTGGGACTATTGCTGGTACCCGTGACCAATCCCGAGGCTACGCTGTGGGTTCAGCTGGTCGGCTGTTTGGTAATTGGTGGATGGGTATTTGGCGCCAGCCTATTGGTTTGGTATCTGCTGAAGCGCACCCTGGGTATTCGAGTCACCGAAGAAGACGAAGTGTCGGGCATGGATAAAGTAGATTGCGGCATTGATGCCTACCCTGAGTTCGTGACCTTAAAGCGCAGCTGA
- a CDS encoding YacL family protein gives MEFEFFRDLNGQHRARFSMGHEVMGAWLTDEVTMTEAAELLDVIAQLEAGETQEFKRAYGECSLLLTREEAEISAHALAFDSELEDGMAYYDDELYAGCGLDDLARVLEQWQDFCTNQ, from the coding sequence GTGGAATTTGAATTTTTTCGTGATCTAAATGGCCAGCATCGCGCCCGTTTTTCTATGGGGCATGAAGTGATGGGTGCTTGGCTGACCGATGAGGTGACCATGACCGAGGCCGCCGAGTTACTGGATGTAATTGCGCAGTTAGAAGCCGGTGAGACCCAAGAGTTTAAAAGAGCTTATGGCGAATGCAGCTTATTGCTGACGCGAGAAGAAGCCGAAATCAGTGCTCATGCGCTGGCCTTTGATAGCGAATTAGAAGACGGCATGGCTTATTACGATGATGAACTCTACGCCGGCTGCGGCCTAGATGACCTAGCCCGAGTGCTAGAACAGTGGCAAGATTTTTGTACTAATCAATAA